A stretch of DNA from Hippoglossus stenolepis isolate QCI-W04-F060 chromosome 16, HSTE1.2, whole genome shotgun sequence:
TCATCAGGATCAACTTCGACGTCAACGGTTACATTGTCGGGGCCAATATTGAAACTTGTATCCTTGCTTAACTTTGTTCTTGTTCATACACAAAATGTTTCAAAGAGCTTTAATCACAGAAGTGTTAGAAAACTTAACAGATTGACCACTAGACCTGTTGGAGAAATCCCGCGCCATTCGCCAGGCCAAGGACGAGAGGACCTTCCACATCTTCTACTACTTGCTCACGGGGGCTGGAGACAAACTGCGCCGTAAGCAACTCTTTACTTGACTAAATGAACGAAGACAGAGTGAGGAATTCTCTGAAGGATTTCAGTTTCATTCCTTTCTCTAACGACGATTCTTTGCCTCCTCAGAGGAACTCCTCCTGGAGAATTACAACAACTACCGTTTCCTTTCCAACGGGAACGTGACCATTCCTGGGCAGCAGGACAAGGATCTGTTCACCGAGACCATCGAGGCCATGAAGATCATGAGCATCCCGGAGGACGAGCAGATAGGTGAGGCAGAAAGCAAATCACTTTCAATCGACaacttgttttgttcttttaacTGTGTCACGGCGGTAGATAAACCCATGTGTTGTTCTGTTGCTGTGCAGGAATGCTGAAGGTGGTggcctctgtgctgcagctgggcAACATGAGCTTCAAGAAGGAGCGACACACAGACCAGGCCTCCATGCCCGACAACACAGGTGAGTTAGACAGTTACTGCAGTTGTATATTAACCCTTTAAGACCTAAGGCGCTGAATAGAAAGGCACAAAATACAAGAACTAGAGTTTCGCAGCTTAAACATTCGATAACAAATATTTGGCTTTCATTGTAAATCGTTGCTGTTTCCCTAAAATTCAAGTATATTCAAAAAACAAACCCAGCAAACTCCCCGAGATCCATctcttgttcttcttcctcctcaaacatgtcTCATAGCGACTGATCAGCAGTTAAAAGCTTCTTTGCAGGTTAAGAGTTCcaacaaataaactaaactacaTTTCCATTGTTGCATTTCGCTTTTCTTGCGAGTTTTTCCACATCATGACTGCAAAGGGAGAAGCAAGCAAACATCACATCCGGTCTAAATGGATTAAATCTCATTGTCCCGCCTGTCCCTCTTCAGCTCGGCCATTTCTCTGCTGCTAATTGTCTTCCTCCCCATTTCCTCTGCCACAGCTGCTCAGAAGGTTTCCCACCTCATGGGCATGAACGTCACAGACTTCACCCGAGCCATCCTGTCGCCCCGGATCAAGGTGGGCAGAGACTACGTCCAGAAGGCCCAGACCCAGGAGCAAGCGGAGTTTGCTGTGGAGGCTCTGGCCAAGGCCACGTACGAGAGGATGTTCCGCTGGCTCGTCATGAGGCTCAACAAAGCGCTGGACAAGACCAAGAGACAGGGAGCCTCTTTCATCGGCATCCTGGATATCGCCGGCTTTGAGATCTTTGAGGTAAACAATCGGGGAAAACTGCAAAACCTGCAGAATCTTGTAACCGTGTTctgaacattttttgtttgtcccTCCAGCTGAACTCGTTCGAGCAGCTCTGCATCAACTACACCaacgagaagctgcagcagctcttcaaccACACCATGTTCAtcctggagcaggaggagtacCAGAGGGAGGGCATCGAGTGGAGCTTCATCGACTTCGGCCTCGACCTGCAGCCCTGCATCGACCTCATTGAAAAACCCGTGAGTCTTTCTTTTACCTCTCCagctttcatttctttattccCAGAAGCGTTGCAGCCTCTTATTTCCAATTAAATACTGCATTTTGTACTTAAACATCTTCATGCACTAAGATCTTCACTCTTCCTTTTGCCTCCAGGCCAGTCCCCCTGGTATTCTAGCCCTGCTGGATGAGGAGTGCTGGTTCCCCAAGGCCACCGACAAGAGCTTTGTGGAGAAGGTCGTGCAGGAGCAGGGCACTCACCCCAAGTTCTTCAAACCCAAGAAGCTGAAGGATGAGGCTGACTTCAGTGTTATCCATTATGCCGGCAAGGTAAGCTTGCAGAGTGGGTTGTAGAACACGTACAGGACTtaacgtttactttgtgttttcacccaTTTTAGAGTCGTACGTCCTTTCATTTGTCCAGTGCTCAAACGTTGTAACATCTCCAGAACATGTGATGAGAACATGTCTCGATTCCCCTCAGGTGGACTACAAAGCAGGAGAGTGGCTGATGAAGAACATGGACCCCTTGAATGACAACGTGGCGTCGCTGCTCAACCAGTCCACTGACAAGTTTGTCTCTGAGCTGTGGAGGGACGGTGAGTCAAGACACACGTTAACTCAGTCGCAGTATCGCAGGGAATCGCTGCTTCTCTAGAGGAAGTTCTACATGTGCTCCTGttcctgttttgcatttcatagttctttttctcttttgctgtTTTGGTGTGTGGACCTTTGTTTTCTACCTCGTCAACTCCCGTTTTGttgtttacatccatgtctTCCTCTGTACGGCCCCGttctgtctgtcactctgttTCTTTCACTGGGCCTCAGAGGTACAGAAATGTCAGAGAGCCTATTTTTATCAGCGTTTTCCTTTTCTACACTCAGACTCAGGTGATGAGGTTTCTTcttgttcatttctttgttctttccctctttctcccgTTGTCTGGTTAAGTTATATAATCATTCCCAACACGTCCTCCTCTCCTAAAATGATCTTTCCCAAGAAATGCCAGTAAATTCTGTTGTTCCATTTGTCTTTTAACCAGCTCCGTGTTCAGTAACCATCTTCATCATAGTTGTTGCTCTGTCATtgaactctccctctctccctctgtgtgatAGCGTTGTTTGGGGACTCCTGGTGTTGGTCATGGGTACTGCAGCAATGGGTATATACTGCAtgggtttggttgtttgtttgctcaCTGCAGCACCGTTTGTCACCACAGACAGATTCAAGTGAAGCATCACACATAGTTTTCACTCTGAGAAATACAAAGCGTTTCTAAtagatagtgtgtgtgagacctttCCACAGTTCACCTCCCTTTGCTTCCCTCTACATTCACtcggtgtgtgtttggtgtttcACTCTTTATCCTCTCCTGGTGCGTGTGAACCAAGAGAACGTGGAGAGACAATGGTCACATTCATTCTTCCTTGTGACATGCATTTGGTTTGAATTTGCCTGGTTGaagatgtttattgtttaatttgaatCCCCACTGACTTCTTCTTCCATAATGTCGTGTCTTCCTCTTTCAGTGGACCGCATCGTGGGTATGGATAAAGTGTCTGGCATGTCCGAGATGCCCGGTGCCTTCAAGACCCGTAAGGGCATGTTCCGCACGGTGGGCCAGCTGTACAAGGAGCAGCTGTCCAAGCTCATGGCCACGCTGAGGAACACCAACCCCAACTTTGTCCGCTGCATCATCCCCAACCACGAGAAGAAGGTACCAAACACTGGCGTCTATTAGGCCACTTCCAACACAGGGGCGTTCAGAGTCAGGCAAACCGACCAGCATGTGTTCCCCTCCCACAGGCTGGTAAGCTGGACCCTCACCTGGTTCTGGACCAGCTCAGATGTAACGGTGTCCTGGAGGGAATCCGTATCTGCAGACAGGGCTTCCCCAACCGCATCGTCTTCCAGGAGTTCAGACAGAGGTAACGGTCTAATCATTTTATTGGTCCCATTCcaatttattgttttcatccaGCAGTATTTCAGAAAGACTAACATCTGCTTTCCCCCAGGTATGAAATCCTCACTCCAAACTCCATCCCCAAGGGCTTCATGGATGGAAAGCAGGCCTGCGTGCTCATGGTAATGGAGCTACTAAATTCTTGCGAGTCTGaataataatactaaataataaacacaaataaatcccTGCATGATGTGAATGCTCAACACATTTCTTTACCTGTCAGATTAAAAGCCTGGAGCTGGATCCCAACCTGTACCGCATCGGCCAGAGCAAAGTTTTCTTCAGAGCCGGTGTCCTCGctcacctggaggaggagagagacatgaAGATCACAGACATCATCATCAGCTTCCAGGCCTGGTGCCGAGGATACGTGGCCCGAAAGTAAGAAGAGACCATCGCCACGTTTCTTTGAATCCACTCGTATCAGGATCCTCTTTCAGGAGCTGCAGTACAGAGCATAACTAAACTACTTGTTACTATGCAGCTGAATCAAGGAATGTATAATTTAAGGGCATTTCTTGAACTGTGTTATTAAATGTGATTTGTAATTTTTCCTCGCAGGGCTTTTGCCAAGCGACAGCAGCAACTGACTGCGATGAAGGTGATCCAAAGAAACTGCGCCGCTTATCTCAAACTCAGGAACTGGCAGTGGTGGAGGCTCTTCACCAAGGTGAACTTCTACAGCATCTTACTCAACATACTGCAGACTGTACCTTTCTTTCCTTGTCTTTGACTAACGCCCCTTATTCCCCACGTGTTCAGGTGAAGCCTctgctgcaggtcagcaggcaggaggaggagatgcaggCCAAGGATGACGAGCTGTCTAAAGCCAAGGAGAAACATATGTATGCTCAGGAGCAGCTTGTGGAGATGGAGCAGAAACAACACCAGGTAACATGAAATGTAGAATTAAAATCCCCGGACTTGAATATAATATTCACCGATGGAAGATAAAGGAGTTTGCTTCGTTTGAATGTCCGATAACTGCTGTTAATTCATCCACCCTTCTACTCTGCTTGCAGCTGAGTGCTGAGAAGACGGCCCTGCAGGAGCAGCTTCAAGCTGAAACGGAGCTCTGTGCCGAGGCTGAGGAGATGAGAGCCCGTCTGGCTGCCAggaagcaggagctggaggataTCCTCCATGACCTGGAGGcccgagtggaggaggaggaagagcgagCCTCTCATCTgacaacagacaaaaagaagatGCAGCAGAATATCTCAGTGAGTTGATGAATGGAAATGGGAAACGGTGCATATGCAGACATTGTATACGTTGGGGTACTAAGTGTTTGATTTGCCCCGTTTCCCCTCAGgacctggagcagcagctggatgaggaggaggcggcCAGACAGAAGCTCCAACTGGAAAAGGTCACCTGTGAGGCAAAGATGAAAAAGATAGAGGAAGAGGTTATGATTCTAGACGACCAGAACAACAAACTCAACAAGGTGAAGATTAAACTGATTAGAATGTGATTTTTAGATCCGTACTTGTAGGAGTTGGTGACTGCTACAGTGCTCGATCTGAGCCTCTCTGCTACTTTGTGAACACAGGAGAAGAAGTTGATGGAGGAGAGAGTCTCTGAATTCACCACCAAtctggctgaggaggaggagaaatccaAGAGTCTGCAGAAACTCAAGACCAAACACGAGGCCATGATTACAGACCTGGAGGGTAAGAAGGGGACATGGTGCAACAGACATGAGCCATCATAGATCCTTGTGGCTTATTTTCCCCTTCCTGTAATTTACCaattgttctttctttctgtcagaCCGCCTGcgcagagaggagaagcagcgtCAGGAAGTGGAAAAGAATCGACGCAAACTTGACGGTGACTTCACTGAGGTTCAAGACCAGATTTCCGAGCTGCAGGCCCAGATTGCTGAGCTTCGCGCACAACTGGCCAAGAAGGAGGAAGAGCTCCAGGCTGCTCTGGCCAGGTCTGTGCGCACTTCACGGCTccttgttttattattttgtaataattgtttgtcttttgttgaATAATGGGTTGATAGTTGATTTGTATTCCTTGGCTCGTgttctttttgtaaattttttgctgacctcttcctcccttcaggatTGAGGAGGAGGCGGCGCAGAAGAACCTGGCCCAGAAGAAGATTCGCGAGTTGGAGGCTCAGCTCTCTGAACTGCAGGAGGATTTGGAGCTGGAGAGGCAGGCCCGCACCAAGGCAGAGAAACACCGCCGTGACCTGGGAGAGGAGCTCGAGGCCCTCAAGACCGAGCTGGAGGACACTCTGGACTCCACTGCAGCCCAGCAGGAACTGAGGTAGACAACTGGTTTACGGGAGAGCTACAACAATGAGATGTTTCCCTATCATGCTCCACGGTATCAAGGAGATTAACCTCTGCTCTGCCTTCTCAGGTCCAAACGTGAAACGGAGGTCACACATCTTAAAAAGACTCTGGATGAAGAGGCCAGAGTCCACGAGCAGCAGCTGGGTgagatgagacagaaacacgGTCAGGTCTTCGATGAGCTCAACGAGCAGCTGGAGCAGGCAAAGAGGGTAATTAAAATCTATTTCAGCGCTTCTGTCCACccaatgattttcttttctctaagTCTTAAATGTTTCTGTCCTTCCCTGCAGAACAAAGTGTCAATGGAGAAGGCCAAGCAGGCTATGGAGTCGGAGAGGAATGAGCTGGCCATCGAGATGCAGACGCTGATGCAGGGTAAAGGAGATTCCGAGCATCGCAGGAAGAAGGCGGAGTCCCAGgtccaggagctgcagctcaaaTATTCAGAGAGCGAGCGGCAGAGGCTTGAGCAGGCTGAGAAACTGTCCAAAGTGCAGGTAGAGACCTCAGACAGAATTATGTCTGTGTATTTATCAATGTTTTAACAGTTGTGGATGTTCAGGGGTTGATTTGTTGTCTTCTGTCCACAGGCTGAGTTCGATAATGTAAACTGCATTCTGAGCGAGGTGGAGGGCAAATCCATCAAAGCAACCAAAGACTGCTCTGCTGTGGAGTCTCAGCTGCAGGACATTCAGGTACACAGACCTGCACGCTGTTTATACCCTGCTATGTTCTCAGAGATCTAAAAACCAACTGACTCTCGATGGGTGAAGACAACTTCAATCAAATGACCGTCTTATAATTTAGCTTTGCATGTCCGTGTTTACAACAGGAAATACTCCAGGAAGAAACCCGCCAGAAGCTGTCCCATGGCACACGCATGCGCCAGCTAGAGGACGAACAGAACAGCCTGAGAgaacagctggaggaggaagaggcctCCAAGAAGACCGtggagaagcagctgctgaCTGTTCAGGCCCAGGTAAGACATGAATGTGCTGATAACCTCATTCACACCAGTGGCTGCTGAAGATTTAAGGAACTATAGCTACTTCATCCAGGATGTATGATGAAGCACACCTCTACGTCATAGTGTCAAACTTTTGAGTGACACCACCTCTTTCCATACAGCTTGCTGAAATGAAGAAGCGCGTGGAGCAGGACGCAGGGTGTCTGGAGACGGCtgaggagggaaagaagaggATGCAAAGGGACATGGAAGCAATAAGCCAGCGTCTGGAGGAGAAATGTGCTGCCTTCGATAAGATGGACAAAACCAAGACGCGTGTCCAGCAGGAGCTGGACGACCTGCTTGTGGACCAAGACCACCTCCGACAGATCGTCTCCAAcctggagaagaagcagaagaagttTGACCAGGTCAGATTATCTGTATAATGTAAATGCAGTGCCATAGATTTTAGTAGACATTTTTAGTAATGAACATATTTTAGCTTCTAGATTTGAGTTTTAAACCCTTTGCCCTGACTTTCTCTAGATGCtggcagaggagaagaacatCTCCGCCCGCTTCGCAGAGGAGCGTGACCGAGCTGAGGCTGAGGCCCGTGAGAAGGAGACCCGGGCGCTGGCATTAACTCGTGAGCTGGATTCTCTGATGGACACAAAGGAAGAACTGGACCGCAACAACAAACTGCTGCGTGCTGAAATGGAGGACCTGGTATCTTCTAAGGATGACGTTGGCAAGAGTGTAAGTCTGGGAAAttagttttgtgtgtatttgtgcctATGTGGTTTGTTCATAATGTTACAAGTTCTCATCACTAATCCTGCTCCCTGTCGTACAGGTCCACGAACTGGAGAAGGCCAAACGTGCCATGgaccagcagctggaggagatgaggactcagctggaggagctggaggacgagCTGCAGGCCACGGAGGACGCCAAGCTGCGTCTGGAGGTCAACATGCAGGCCTTGAAGGCCCAGTACGAGAGAGACCTGGCAGGACGAGATGAGATGggcgaggagaagaagagatcTCTGATTAAACAGGTACTAAAGCCACTGTAACGTATGTCAGCTGTGGTCATCTTTGTGGGAATTCGGTTCTTTACTATCGAAAAGAGCACAGGGCTGAGATGAGTTGTGCGTCCTCCAGGTGCGTgagatggagatggagctggaggacgAGCGGAAGCAGCGTTCTGCAGCCGTGGCCTCTCGCAAAAAGCTGGAGCTGGACATGAAGGAGCTTGAAGGAGGCATCGACATGGCCAACAAGAACCGGGACGAAGCcctgaagcagctgaagaaaCTCCAAGTGAGTTGGTTGTTGAGATATCTTCAGTAACTCAAATATACCGACTACAATGACTCGGCTAattgattcatttctttttttattctctctcctcAGGCCCAGATGAAGGATCTTGTCCGAGAACTGGAGGACACTCGCATGTCCCGGGAGGAGATCCTCGCCCAGAGCAAGGAGACCGAGAAGAAGCTGAAGGGCATGGAGGCCGACATGATCCAGATGCAGGAGGTCGGCACTCACACGTCTTCAGCCTCCTTTTCTCCTGTTAATGCTTTTAAGTGACGGTGATATGAGCCAAGAACTAAACAAACTGCTCTGTGGTACTTGTGCAGGAGTTGGCATCAGCCGAGCGAGTGAAGAGACAGGCCCAGCAGGAGAGGGATGAGCTGCAGGACGAGATCAACAGCCAGGCCACCAAGAAGTAAGACAAGTTGTTAGTCATGTGCATTACTTGTTGTTTacccgtgtgtgtttgtgctgttctcacACCGACCTTTCTTCCATCTCAGTGCTCAGgttgcagaggagaggagacggcTGGAGGCTCGTATcgctcagctggaggaggagctggaggaggagcagtgcaACACTGAGCTGACCAACGACCGGCTGAAGAAGGCAATGCTGCAGGTCTGTAGGCTCCTGTGATGCACTCGATCACTGCAGGTTTTCACGTGACGCTCAAGTTATTCGAGGCTTCTTCAGCCGGCgatttgtgttatttgaaaacattaaatccTTCCTGTGTTCAGCCCCAATCTGACCAGTGTCTGTCCCTCTTGTTCAGACTGACCAGATGAGTGTGGAGCTGACCGCAGAGCGCAGCAGCTCTCAGCGTGTGGAAGGTGCTCGCTCTCAGCTGGAGCGTCAGAACAAGGAGCTGAAActgaagctgcaggagctggagggaaCCGTCAAGTCCAAGTACAAGGCCAACATGGCCGCCCTGGAAACGAAGATCGCAgcgctggaggagcagctggacaTGGAGACCAGGTGAGTCTCGGCCGGATATTCACAAGTAAAAGAGATCCTGTATTCTTACAAGGAGTCAACTGGCTCAGACATTCATGTTCTCATTAGGAGACTGAAACACTTCTCCACTGACCGACCATATGATATATTGTGTAAAGACTCCAGCCTGATCGGTGTTGTTCTCTTGACTCAGGGAGAGACAGGGTGCCACCAAACTTGTGAGACGCACAGAGAAGAAACTGAAGGAGGTCATCCTGCAGGTGGACGACGAGAGACGCAACACGGAGCAGCACAAGGACCAGGTCAGAGTCTTTCCTTCATCAGCTCGTTCAGCTCTGCGTCGGCTACTTCTTTCTCTGGTCTCGTTTTAGATTATTGGTGAAATGTAGATCAATACTTTGTTAAAACCTGGTAAAAAATTGTGTGACGTCATAATGTGTAGAGGCCCAAAGTTATGGGAGACAATTCAGTAAGTTAGGTAAGTTTTAAAGTGCAAAGCTGAAGCCCTGCGTCTTTTTTTGATATCTTTAAATGTTCTTTAATCTGTCCAATTGTCAGGTGGACAAGTTGAACTCTCGTATGAAGCAGCTGAAGCGACAGttggaggaggctgaggaggaggcgCAGAGAGCCAACGCCAACCGAAGGAAACTGCAGCGGGAGCTGGAGGACGCCACAGAGTCGGCAGACGTCATGAACCGTGAAGTGACCACCCTCAGGAGCAAGCTCAGGTGGGAGGAAGGAACTTAACACACAGATGGATCTTAATTTTAAATGGTTGTGACTAACTCCATGATGGTGTCACGAACATTATCTCAGGCGACGTGTGCTCactgtgtttctcctctctctctggttcAGGCGTGGCGAGCTCCCCTTCCCCATGCGCCGCACCGTTCCCCGTGTCGGCATCGAGAGCGACGAGGAGAGCGAGCCCAAGACCGAGACGCCCGAGCCCAAACCCGAATGAAACTTCCGCCACTCTGCTTCTTTAGAACTGCATCGTAAATAGACAGACCCAAGTACCCATGAGCAAACCTTACTGTACCTGCTGAACAGGgaggagcgcacacacacaataatgtgACCGTCTGATCTCTTTACCGTTGACAATCTATGCATTCTTAACGCCAGTTAACTCGGACAATCACATGCTGACAAAACACGTTATTTTTTTCGGGccaaattttctttttctttttgcttcctttttcattctctgggaaaaaacaaaaaaagaaaaaagatatttttataAGGAAACATTCCAGTTGTAATAGTCCTGATTACGGATCTATTTTTCTAattgaagaaagagaaaacaaagaagtaTACATGAATGAAGACCGATTTACTGGAAGGGGACCAAAGTAATATCTCGAACTATAGAGTTGTATTTTATGCAGAAGTTTTTATAATGGTTAAGAATGGAAGTGCTTCATGTTTATTTACGCTCGCGCTCTCGCCTCAGTTTATAATGAAGGTTTATATGCTGAAATGTATTCTATCAATTTAGCTGCAGTTAGCACTTGAGACTACGCTTTTGGGGCTTAATAATTTGATTCATACATTTCATGTGGAAAATGAAATTTGAGGCTGATTTCGGGAAATAATTAGAAACTCATTGACGTTAAAGTGAAGGCATTTGATTGTGACTGTGctgaaatatctttaattttGCACTGacatggagaaaagaaaagaaaaaaaaaataacactttcgCCTCATAAaccactttgtgtgtttgattgaaaCAACGGAGAAGGAAAGACCGTGCTCGTGTAGcaggcgtgcacacacacacacacacacacacactgccaacACACACTAAAGCCTTAAAAGCAGCAGAATTTCTACTGGGCGCGGTTGTTGGCTTCTATCTGGAcatgctttgattttttttttatgtttatcaCTATCAGTGTTTTCGTTAATGTTCAGGGTTCAGTTTAATTTGGGTGGTGGGGTAGTGAAATACTCGCAGCACACAATGTATACTCAGGGCACAGCCTGTggagggggttggggggggatTTTACACAACCCAAGGCAGATTCCGGATGTAGGCGTGTACTTTGTTACTCGAGTCCATGTACACTTTACTCTGACTGGCCGGTGGATCATGAGACCCCCTCACAGCTCGTGCCCCGGGCGGCTTTTGGCTCACACTGCTGGGAAGTGAGAGGAACCTGTTGCTGCAGAGCAACGGGTTCACAGTTCAAAGGATCACATCTTTCGCACTTAAATACAAAGAACATCTTGACAAAAATATAAgaggataaaatgaaaaaactgcATCTTCTCAATTATGTTGTAACGTTGGTCTGACCGCTCCTCTGAAATggaaaacatgtgaaatgttGGTATTATTGCAATTAAAGAGGCTTTCTAAACTGCTGCATGTGCACCCCCCCGTGTCTTTATTTCatacagaggagagagagagagagatcagaggaTATGATGTGATGAAAACTTCAAAATGTTGTTATGATGCTCCTGCAGCAGCGGGGGGCGCTCCGGATCCCAATCCAGTTGGAACTAGTAGAACACGATCAGGTTCTAACTGGATCCACCAGAGTAACAAATAGAAAACAGGGAGGAAACTTGTGAGAACTCTCTGGTGTTGTCTTGTTTCTGTTCTGAACTCCTCATAATGATATAATGACTGACATGAAGGAAGTATTTGAGAAGCTGTAAgtagttttttatatatatctacTATATAACTACATTTGTGTTTCAAATATATGTTCCCCTGGTTCTTTAAAGCAGtaagtacttttactccactgtTTGATTGCGATAGTTTAATTTTCAATATTGGTAATAAGTATGTTTTTAAAAGGAGATTTAAAGTAAGATGTTCTCCTATAAATGAACAATACAACAGCGtgtaaataattttattatttatttcaacattaaGATGCTGCTCAcacattaaatcattaatagaaGTGATGCAATGGTATAAAATTATATCTAAGCATGATTTAAATGGTAAGGTTTGGggttttttattcttcattacTGATTTATATTAACTTAATAATGttgacatgtgttttttgtacACGTGTCATTGAGTATTAGTGTTATTTGTGGATGAAGTTTTGTTTTATAAcattcacatttgttttaccCTAACTTGGAGGGTGTGGAGTACATTTTGGATCAACATAGTATTTGTAACATCAAGTACTTCTAATGTactgtataataaaaaaaacgtagtttccacacactgtatatttaaatatttgccaTATGCTGTCTGTTTAAAGATGTAGTTcccatacactgtatatatctATAAAGTACTTGAATTTAATGTACTTAACGtagactgttaataaaaaaTAGTTCCCAcagatcatatatatatttaaaaagtagtTCCAACACACAATATGATAAATAGTATTTCCCAATATGGACGTCACGGTCAGAGCGCtggtcagccaatcagagccgcGTGTGGGCGGGTCTGTGTCGTCACTAACCAGGAAGCGGCAGGTGGAAGTTACCGGTGAAGAGAAGCAGATCGTGTCTGAGGGCGGAAGTGACAGATCAGCTGAGCTTCATGTTCCTGTCTGTTTCAGCTTCACTGTCCGGATCTAACGACGGAGACAAAACTGAACCATCAGGTGAGTTCATCTGACCCGGGATAGAGCGTGCTACACACCCGGGATACAGCGTCACACTGCGTGCTACACAACCGGGATACAGCGTCACACAGCGTCAACAGCGTGCTACACAACCGGGATACAGCGTGCAACACACCCGGGATACAGCGTGCTACACAACCGGGATACAGCGTGCAACACACAACCGGGATACAGCGTGCAACACACCCGGGATACAGCGTCCACACACCCGGGATACAGCGTGCTACACACCCGGGATACAGCGTGCAACACACCCGGGATGCATCGTGCTACACAGTTCGGTAAAGTTGGAAACATATTCGAACTTCCAGGATCAATAAGTCATAAGCGAAACGTTGTTAAAACCCaaactttaatttgtatttctgctCATATGGTTCTGATGTGTAGTGATCGTATAAAACAGTAAAAGCTTCAACACTGTCAGGTTACTACTTGCGTGACCTTAACCTGACTTTACGCTATCCTTACCTAACCCTTACCCTTACCTTAACTTTACCTTTACCCTACGTCGTGCAAGTTTTAAAACATGATCCAGGTCCCCACA
This window harbors:
- the LOC118123831 gene encoding myosin-9-like isoform X1 — its product is MSDADKFLYVDRNPVNNPLAQADWATKKLVWVPSERLGFECGSVKEERGDECVVELADSGKKIKVNKDDIQKMNPPKFSKVEDMAELTCLNEASVLHNLKERYYSGLIYTYSGLFCVVINPYKNLPIYSEEIVDMYKGKKRHEMPPHIYAITDTSYRSMMQDREDQSILCTGESGAGKTENTKKVIQYLAHVASSHKTKKDQNSFVLTHGELEKQLLQANPILEAFGNAKTVKNDNSSRFGKFIRINFDVNGYIVGANIETYLLEKSRAIRQAKDERTFHIFYYLLTGAGDKLRQELLLENYNNYRFLSNGNVTIPGQQDKDLFTETIEAMKIMSIPEDEQIGMLKVVASVLQLGNMSFKKERHTDQASMPDNTAAQKVSHLMGMNVTDFTRAILSPRIKVGRDYVQKAQTQEQAEFAVEALAKATYERMFRWLVMRLNKALDKTKRQGASFIGILDIAGFEIFELNSFEQLCINYTNEKLQQLFNHTMFILEQEEYQREGIEWSFIDFGLDLQPCIDLIEKPASPPGILALLDEECWFPKATDKSFVEKVVQEQGTHPKFFKPKKLKDEADFSVIHYAGKVDYKAGEWLMKNMDPLNDNVASLLNQSTDKFVSELWRDVDRIVGMDKVSGMSEMPGAFKTRKGMFRTVGQLYKEQLSKLMATLRNTNPNFVRCIIPNHEKKAGKLDPHLVLDQLRCNGVLEGIRICRQGFPNRIVFQEFRQRYEILTPNSIPKGFMDGKQACVLMIKSLELDPNLYRIGQSKVFFRAGVLAHLEEERDMKITDIIISFQAWCRGYVARKAFAKRQQQLTAMKVIQRNCAAYLKLRNWQWWRLFTKVKPLLQVSRQEEEMQAKDDELSKAKEKHMYAQEQLVEMEQKQHQLSAEKTALQEQLQAETELCAEAEEMRARLAARKQELEDILHDLEARVEEEEERASHLTTDKKKMQQNISDLEQQLDEEEAARQKLQLEKVTCEAKMKKIEEEVMILDDQNNKLNKEKKLMEERVSEFTTNLAEEEEKSKSLQKLKTKHEAMITDLEDRLRREEKQRQEVEKNRRKLDGDFTEVQDQISELQAQIAELRAQLAKKEEELQAALARIEEEAAQKNLAQKKIRELEAQLSELQEDLELERQARTKAEKHRRDLGEELEALKTELEDTLDSTAAQQELRSKRETEVTHLKKTLDEEARVHEQQLGEMRQKHGQVFDELNEQLEQAKRNKVSMEKAKQAMESERNELAIEMQTLMQGKGDSEHRRKKAESQVQELQLKYSESERQRLEQAEKLSKVQAEFDNVNCILSEVEGKSIKATKDCSAVESQLQDIQEILQEETRQKLSHGTRMRQLEDEQNSLREQLEEEEASKKTVEKQLLTVQAQLAEMKKRVEQDAGCLETAEEGKKRMQRDMEAISQRLEEKCAAFDKMDKTKTRVQQELDDLLVDQDHLRQIVSNLEKKQKKFDQMLAEEKNISARFAEERDRAEAEAREKETRALALTRELDSLMDTKEELDRNNKLLRAEMEDLVSSKDDVGKSVHELEKAKRAMDQQLEEMRTQLEELEDELQATEDAKLRLEVNMQALKAQYERDLAGRDEMGEEKKRSLIKQVREMEMELEDERKQRSAAVASRKKLELDMKELEGGIDMANKNRDEALKQLKKLQAQMKDLVRELEDTRMSREEILAQSKETEKKLKGMEADMIQMQEELASAERVKRQAQQERDELQDEINSQATKNAQVAEERRRLEARIAQLEEELEEEQCNTELTNDRLKKAMLQTDQMSVELTAERSSSQRVEGARSQLERQNKELKLKLQELEGTVKSKYKANMAALETKIAALEEQLDMETRERQGATKLVRRTEKKLKEVILQVDDERRNTEQHKDQVDKLNSRMKQLKRQLEEAEEEAQRANANRRKLQRELEDATESADVMNREVTTLRSKLRRGELPFPMRRTVPRVGIESDEESEPKTETPEPKPE